Proteins encoded within one genomic window of Nonomuraea gerenzanensis:
- a CDS encoding indolepyruvate ferredoxin oxidoreductase family protein: MSVSETPAPVSLDDKYTALDGRVLISGIQALVRLTLEQRRLDQARGLDTRAYVTGYQGSPLAGVDLEMGRAERFLDEAGVVFQAGLNEELAATAVAGTQLLEQVPGRRHDGVTGFWYGKNPGLDRAADAIRHANAAGTAPLGGAVAWIGDDPGCKSSTLPSSCEPMCQSLSMPLLAPGSVAEIIEFGLHAVAMSRASGLWVGLKIVADIADASATVDLAPLRADVPVPAAVSKGAAAILLGPAALDAEHDMLTRRLDLAREYARTHGLNRVMAGARNTALGILASGATYAVVERALEDLGLDAEEAGLRLIRLGMPFPVAADELAAMTSDLAKVLVVEDKVPFLEGQLKQALYGGERAPAVVGRELLTARGTLSAEDVAKAIATCLGLEAPAKAARRRGLLPVVAARTPYFCSGCPHNTSTRTSDDTLVGVGIGCHAMIALDGHGRGTQVGITQMGGEGAQWIGLSPFTEDRHFVQNLGDGTYHHSGSLAIRAAVAAGVPMTYKLLYNDAVAMTGGQRAEGRLDVPALTHELAVEGVRRIVITTPEPETYRGVRLAGIASVRHRDDLAEVEKELAAVGGVTVLIHDDRCAAEERRLRKRGKLPTPTRKIVINERVCEGCGDCGDVSTCLSVQPVETEYGRKTRIHQASCNSDESCLKGDCPSFLLVEPGTRQPRPTPPLPVQPPEPVASHRDEVLIRMPGIGGTGVVTVSQILQMAAHLDGLHAVGLEQTGLAQKGGPVVSDVRIGKWAPTGSVRASRGSADVLIGFDVLGAAADSTLDVASPERTVAVLNTSVVPTAAMVTGRVPVPGHAAAVSRVETATREQVCVDAHALSESLFGDHMPANLLLLGAAYQHGCLPVSAASIERAITLNRAAVEQNLAAFRWGRAAVSHPEAVRQALLPAPAEPQGLDDVIATRVADLTGYQNATYAHTYADDVRQVRTLATERAGEAAGTAIALAYARGLHKLMAYKDEYEVARLHLDPAERARREQEFGADAVVSVLLHPPVLRAMGMKRKIKVRRSAGVLFRGLRAARVLRGTAFDLFGRAGVRRVERELIPEYRDLVRTALDRLTPQTAAVVEELAGLPDLIRGYEDIKVARVAEFRERAEKALENL, translated from the coding sequence GTGAGCGTGAGCGAGACTCCCGCCCCCGTGTCGCTCGACGACAAGTACACCGCGCTCGACGGCCGGGTGCTCATCTCCGGCATCCAGGCCCTGGTCCGCCTGACCCTGGAGCAGCGCCGCCTCGACCAGGCGCGCGGCCTGGACACGCGGGCCTACGTCACCGGCTACCAGGGCTCGCCGCTGGCGGGCGTGGACCTGGAGATGGGCCGGGCCGAACGGTTCCTGGACGAGGCGGGCGTGGTGTTCCAGGCCGGCCTGAACGAGGAGCTGGCGGCCACGGCGGTGGCCGGGACGCAGCTGCTGGAACAGGTGCCCGGCCGGCGGCACGACGGCGTGACGGGCTTCTGGTACGGCAAGAACCCCGGCCTCGACCGGGCCGCCGACGCCATCAGGCACGCCAACGCGGCAGGCACGGCCCCGCTCGGCGGCGCGGTGGCCTGGATCGGCGACGACCCCGGCTGCAAGTCCTCCACGCTGCCCAGCTCGTGCGAGCCGATGTGCCAGAGCCTGTCCATGCCGCTGCTGGCGCCGGGCTCGGTGGCGGAGATCATCGAGTTCGGGCTGCACGCGGTGGCCATGTCGCGGGCGAGCGGCCTGTGGGTGGGCCTGAAGATCGTCGCGGACATCGCCGACGCCTCCGCCACCGTGGACCTGGCGCCGCTTCGCGCGGACGTCCCCGTCCCTGCCGCCGTCTCGAAGGGGGCCGCGGCCATCCTGCTCGGCCCGGCCGCCCTGGACGCCGAGCACGACATGCTGACCCGCCGCCTCGACCTGGCCCGCGAGTACGCCCGTACGCATGGGCTGAACCGGGTCATGGCGGGCGCCCGCAACACCGCGCTGGGCATCCTGGCCTCCGGCGCCACGTACGCGGTGGTCGAGCGGGCCCTTGAGGACCTGGGCCTGGACGCCGAGGAGGCCGGGCTGCGGCTGATCAGGCTCGGCATGCCGTTCCCCGTCGCCGCCGACGAGCTGGCCGCGATGACGTCCGACCTGGCCAAGGTGCTGGTCGTCGAGGACAAGGTGCCGTTCCTGGAGGGCCAGCTCAAGCAGGCCCTGTACGGCGGCGAGCGGGCCCCGGCCGTCGTGGGCCGGGAGCTGCTCACGGCGCGCGGCACGCTGAGCGCGGAGGACGTGGCCAAGGCCATCGCCACCTGCCTGGGCCTCGAAGCGCCGGCGAAGGCGGCCCGGCGGCGGGGCCTGCTGCCGGTGGTGGCGGCGCGCACCCCGTACTTCTGCTCCGGCTGCCCCCACAACACCTCCACCCGTACCTCCGACGACACGCTGGTCGGCGTGGGCATCGGCTGCCACGCCATGATCGCGCTGGACGGCCACGGGCGCGGCACCCAGGTCGGCATCACCCAGATGGGCGGCGAGGGCGCCCAGTGGATCGGGCTGTCTCCGTTCACCGAGGACCGGCATTTCGTGCAGAACCTGGGCGACGGCACCTACCACCACTCCGGCTCCCTGGCGATCAGGGCCGCCGTCGCGGCGGGGGTGCCGATGACGTACAAGCTGCTCTACAACGACGCCGTCGCCATGACGGGCGGCCAGCGCGCGGAGGGCCGCCTGGACGTGCCCGCCCTCACCCACGAGCTGGCCGTCGAGGGCGTGCGCCGGATCGTGATCACCACGCCGGAGCCGGAGACCTACCGGGGGGTGCGGCTGGCGGGGATCGCCTCCGTCCGCCACCGCGACGACCTGGCCGAGGTGGAGAAGGAGCTGGCGGCGGTGGGCGGCGTGACCGTGCTCATCCACGACGACCGCTGCGCCGCCGAGGAGCGCAGGCTGCGCAAGCGCGGCAAGCTGCCCACCCCCACGCGCAAGATCGTGATCAACGAGCGCGTCTGCGAGGGCTGCGGCGACTGCGGTGACGTCTCGACCTGCCTGTCCGTGCAGCCGGTCGAGACCGAGTACGGCCGCAAGACCCGCATCCACCAGGCCTCCTGCAACTCCGACGAGAGCTGCCTGAAGGGCGACTGCCCGTCGTTCCTGCTCGTCGAGCCCGGCACCAGGCAGCCGCGCCCGACGCCGCCGCTGCCCGTGCAGCCGCCCGAGCCGGTCGCCTCGCACCGCGACGAGGTGCTGATCAGGATGCCCGGCATCGGCGGCACCGGCGTCGTCACCGTCTCACAGATCCTGCAGATGGCGGCCCACCTCGACGGCCTGCACGCGGTCGGCCTGGAGCAGACGGGGCTGGCGCAGAAGGGCGGCCCGGTGGTCAGCGACGTCCGGATCGGCAAGTGGGCGCCGACCGGCTCCGTGCGCGCCTCGCGGGGCAGCGCCGACGTGCTGATCGGGTTCGACGTGCTGGGGGCGGCGGCCGACAGCACCCTGGACGTGGCCTCGCCCGAGCGCACGGTCGCCGTCCTGAACACCTCCGTGGTGCCCACCGCCGCCATGGTCACCGGCCGCGTGCCCGTGCCGGGCCACGCCGCCGCGGTGTCGCGGGTGGAGACGGCCACCCGCGAGCAGGTGTGCGTGGACGCGCACGCGCTGTCCGAGTCGCTGTTCGGCGACCACATGCCCGCGAACCTCCTCCTTCTCGGCGCCGCCTACCAGCACGGCTGCCTGCCCGTCAGCGCCGCCTCGATCGAGCGGGCCATCACCCTCAACAGGGCCGCCGTCGAGCAGAACCTGGCCGCCTTCCGCTGGGGCCGCGCCGCCGTGTCCCACCCGGAGGCCGTACGCCAGGCGCTCCTCCCGGCCCCCGCCGAACCCCAGGGGCTCGACGACGTGATCGCCACCCGCGTCGCCGACCTGACCGGTTACCAGAACGCCACCTACGCCCACACCTACGCCGACGACGTCCGCCAGGTGCGCACGCTGGCCACCGAACGCGCGGGCGAGGCGGCGGGCACCGCGATCGCCCTCGCCTACGCGCGCGGCCTGCACAAGCTGATGGCCTACAAGGACGAGTACGAGGTCGCCCGCCTGCACCTCGACCCGGCGGAGCGGGCGCGGCGAGAGCAGGAGTTCGGCGCGGACGCGGTCGTGTCGGTGCTGCTGCACCCGCCGGTGCTGCGCGCGATGGGCATGAAGCGCAAGATCAAGGTACGCCGCTCGGCCGGCGTGCTGTTCCGCGGCCTGCGGGCGGCCCGGGTGCTGCGCGGGACCGCGTTCGACCTGTTCGGCCGCGCCGGGGTGCGCAGGGTCGAGCGCGAGCTGATCCCCGAGTACCGCGACCTCGTCCGTACGGCACTCGACCGCCTCACCCCGCAGACCGCCGCCGTCGTCGAGGAGCTCGCGGGCCTGCCCGACCTGATCCGCGGGTACGAGGACATCAAGGTCGCCCGGGTCGCCGAGTTCCGCGAACGCGCCGAGAAGGCGCTGGAAAACCTCTGA
- a CDS encoding acyl-CoA dehydrogenase family protein, whose product MTVDRLLPDQDAKDLIELTREIADKELARRVDEHERAETYPEGLFATLGSAGLLGLAYPEEYGGGGQPYEVYLQVLEELAMRWAAVAVATSVHTLACFPVFAYGTQQQRDRWLPDMLAGHLIGGYSLSEPQAGSDAGALTCKAERVETGYRITGNKAWITHGGIADFYALFARTGTGSRGVSCFLAPGSADGLTFGRPEEKMGLHAVPTTSAHWDGAILESDRLIGEEGQGLQIAFSALDSGRLGIAACATGLAQAALDEAVAYAKERQTFGKSIIDHQGVGFLLADMAAAVDSARATYLDAARRRDRGVPYSRQASVAKLVATDAAMKVTTDAVQVLGGYGYTREFRVERYMREAKIMQIFEGTNQIQRLVISRHLAK is encoded by the coding sequence GTGACAGTCGACCGCCTGCTGCCCGACCAGGACGCCAAGGATCTCATCGAGCTGACCAGGGAGATCGCCGACAAGGAGCTGGCGCGCCGGGTGGACGAGCACGAGCGCGCCGAGACCTACCCCGAGGGATTGTTCGCCACGCTGGGCTCGGCGGGCCTGCTCGGCCTGGCCTACCCGGAGGAGTACGGCGGGGGCGGGCAGCCGTACGAGGTGTACCTGCAGGTGCTGGAGGAGCTGGCGATGCGCTGGGCGGCGGTCGCGGTGGCCACCAGCGTGCACACGCTCGCCTGCTTCCCGGTCTTCGCGTACGGCACCCAGCAGCAGCGCGACAGGTGGCTCCCCGACATGCTCGCCGGCCACCTCATCGGCGGCTACAGCCTCTCCGAACCCCAGGCCGGCTCCGACGCCGGCGCCCTGACCTGCAAGGCCGAACGCGTCGAGACCGGCTACCGCATCACGGGGAACAAGGCGTGGATCACCCACGGCGGCATCGCCGACTTCTACGCCCTGTTCGCCCGCACGGGCACCGGCTCACGCGGGGTGTCCTGCTTCCTGGCCCCTGGCTCGGCGGACGGCCTCACCTTCGGCCGCCCCGAGGAGAAGATGGGCCTGCACGCGGTGCCCACGACCAGCGCCCACTGGGACGGCGCGATCCTGGAGTCCGACCGCCTCATCGGCGAGGAGGGCCAGGGCCTGCAGATCGCCTTCAGCGCCCTCGACTCCGGCCGCCTCGGCATCGCCGCCTGCGCCACCGGCCTGGCCCAGGCGGCCCTCGACGAGGCTGTGGCTTATGCCAAGGAGCGGCAGACCTTCGGGAAGTCCATCATCGATCATCAGGGGGTGGGGTTCCTGCTCGCTGACATGGCGGCTGCGGTGGACAGTGCTCGGGCCACGTATCTGGATGCGGCTCGGCGGCGGGATCGCGGGGTGCCTTACAGCCGGCAGGCGAGTGTGGCGAAGCTGGTCGCCACTGATGCGGCGATGAAGGTGACGACGGATGCTGTGCAGGTTCTGGGGGGGTATGGGTATACGCGGGAGTTTCGGGTGGAGAGGTATATGCGGGAGGCGAAGATCATGCAGATCTTCGAGGGGACGAACCAGATCCAGCGGCTGGTGATCAGCAGGCATCTGGCCAAGTAG
- a CDS encoding WD40 repeat domain-containing protein translates to MVPVDRPAAWRIQPSWTSLLPKGVMSCPPLGTASGRTSWVAAVTTGAIDGRAVAVTGGGDDTVRVRDLSTGEQVGAPWTGHTNAVRALATSVLDGRPVVVSGGDDHTVRVWELASGSPVGEPLDLQSDSVEALAIGERHGRRVVITGSEDETVRHVVVCFDRDIAVFSLS, encoded by the coding sequence ATGGTTCCGGTCGACCGTCCTGCCGCCTGGCGAATACAGCCGAGCTGGACGAGTCTGCTGCCGAAGGGCGTGATGTCATGCCCGCCGCTGGGCACCGCCAGCGGCCGCACCAGCTGGGTGGCGGCCGTGACGACCGGGGCCATCGACGGCCGCGCCGTGGCGGTCACCGGAGGCGGCGACGACACCGTACGGGTGCGGGACCTGTCGACCGGCGAGCAGGTCGGCGCCCCATGGACCGGTCACACGAACGCGGTGCGCGCGCTGGCGACGTCCGTCCTGGACGGTCGCCCTGTCGTGGTCAGCGGTGGTGACGACCACACCGTACGAGTGTGGGAGCTCGCGTCAGGCAGCCCGGTGGGCGAGCCGCTCGACCTTCAGTCCGACAGCGTGGAAGCCCTCGCGATCGGGGAACGCCATGGCCGCCGGGTGGTGATCACCGGCAGCGAGGACGAAACCGTACGCCACGTCGTCGTCTGCTTCGACCGTGACATCGCCGTGTTCAGCCTGAGCTGA
- a CDS encoding Lrp/AsnC family transcriptional regulator — MPDLDEIDHRVLRLLREDGRRTFSEMAECIGLSVAAVKRRVDRLKELGVITGFTVQIDYAKLGWGIEAFTELRYPGTTPVTEIIRTATDVPEVQEVFTIAGDPDALIHVRVRDLGHLQQVIDRLRRAGDVTGTKTLLVLGSWTRDAPVP; from the coding sequence GTGCCTGACCTGGATGAGATCGACCACCGGGTGCTCCGGCTCCTGCGGGAGGACGGCCGCCGGACGTTCTCCGAGATGGCCGAATGTATCGGGCTGTCGGTGGCGGCGGTCAAGCGGCGGGTCGACCGGCTCAAGGAGCTGGGTGTGATCACCGGGTTCACCGTGCAGATCGACTACGCCAAGCTGGGGTGGGGCATCGAGGCCTTCACCGAGCTGCGCTACCCGGGCACCACGCCGGTCACCGAGATCATCCGCACGGCCACCGACGTGCCCGAGGTGCAGGAGGTGTTCACGATCGCGGGGGATCCGGACGCGCTGATCCACGTCCGCGTGCGCGATCTCGGGCACCTGCAGCAGGTCATCGACCGGCTGCGCAGGGCCGGGGACGTCACGGGCACCAAGACACTGCTCGTGCTGGGCTCGTGGACCAGGGACGCGCCGGTGCCGTGA
- a CDS encoding AfsR/SARP family transcriptional regulator — MEFRIFGPLGVVHDGGELQAPTGKPRLLLATLLCHPNEPVPNERLVDVLWGAGPPKSAVDNLRVYVSQLRKLLGDSTRIVREPRGYALTVKPGELDADRFEELLSAARACDDPARAGTLLREALTLAQEPPFADVEHLGPIATTALRLDEQRATAASAAVEADLALGRNAQAIAELYGLIDTHPLREGLRRQLMIALYRSGRQAEALAAYQEARKVLVEELGIEPGPALRDLETRILNADPTLDLPPPAHRASAAIPPASPGVARGSWLWAAVPLLSCGYGTPWAFVYAAVKRRSFGLLLSALVYVVLCGVFLVMPLSDADGLNELDIIPVLALVTLWLGGTCHAVLVREHVFTPPAASVAELPRWKKVVRGAGLVLFALVAVAGFIWLEPPA, encoded by the coding sequence GACGGGCAAGCCCCGGCTGTTACTGGCGACGCTGCTCTGCCATCCGAACGAACCGGTGCCCAACGAACGCCTGGTCGACGTGCTCTGGGGCGCCGGCCCGCCCAAGTCCGCCGTCGACAACCTGCGCGTCTACGTCTCCCAGCTCCGCAAACTCCTCGGCGACAGCACCCGCATCGTCCGCGAACCCCGCGGCTACGCGCTGACGGTCAAGCCCGGCGAGCTGGACGCCGACCGCTTCGAGGAGCTCCTGTCCGCCGCCCGCGCCTGCGACGACCCGGCCCGCGCCGGCACCCTGCTCCGCGAGGCGCTCACCCTGGCCCAGGAGCCGCCCTTCGCCGACGTCGAGCACCTCGGCCCCATCGCCACGACGGCACTGCGCCTCGACGAGCAGCGCGCGACCGCCGCCTCCGCAGCGGTCGAGGCCGACCTCGCCCTGGGCCGCAACGCCCAGGCCATCGCCGAGCTGTACGGCCTCATCGACACCCACCCGCTCCGCGAGGGCCTGCGCCGGCAGCTCATGATCGCCCTGTACCGCTCGGGCCGCCAGGCCGAGGCGCTGGCGGCCTACCAGGAGGCGCGCAAGGTGCTCGTCGAGGAGCTGGGCATCGAGCCCGGCCCCGCGCTGCGCGACCTGGAGACCCGCATCCTCAACGCCGACCCCACCCTGGACCTGCCGCCACCGGCCCACCGCGCTTCCGCCGCCATCCCGCCTGCTTCCCCGGGCGTCGCCCGGGGCAGCTGGCTGTGGGCGGCCGTCCCGCTGCTGAGCTGTGGGTACGGCACGCCGTGGGCGTTCGTGTACGCGGCGGTCAAGCGGCGCTCGTTCGGGCTGCTGCTGTCGGCGCTGGTGTATGTGGTGCTGTGCGGGGTCTTCCTGGTGATGCCGCTGAGCGATGCGGACGGGTTGAACGAGCTGGACATCATCCCCGTGCTTGCGCTGGTCACTTTGTGGCTGGGTGGGACCTGTCATGCCGTGCTGGTGCGGGAGCACGTCTTCACACCTCCGGCTGCGTCCGTCGCGGAGCTGCCGCGGTGGAAGAAGGTGGTGCGTGGTGCGGGGCTCGTGTTGTTCGCGCTGGTCGCGGTGGCAGGGTTCATATGGCTGGAGCCGCCCGCCTGA